From Patescibacteria group bacterium, a single genomic window includes:
- a CDS encoding LexA repressor, translating into MNVDRAISKLRTFYRKQRRLPSYQEICDLFGYSSKNAAVYLVNKLIEAEILEKDAKGKILPKKLFHIPHLGIIKAGYPTPANPSVDDSIDFYEYLLSTPSEMFSLTVRGDSMIDEGIHDGDIVIVEKGIEPKNGDIVAACIDGEWTVKYFHKENNQIILKPANAAYPPIKPNESLLIGGVVASVIRKYR; encoded by the coding sequence ATGAACGTAGATCGTGCTATCTCTAAATTAAGAACATTTTATAGAAAACAACGACGACTCCCCTCCTACCAGGAGATTTGTGATCTTTTTGGATATTCATCTAAAAATGCTGCAGTCTATTTGGTAAATAAACTTATCGAAGCTGAAATTCTAGAAAAAGACGCAAAAGGCAAAATCCTCCCTAAGAAACTATTTCACATACCCCATTTGGGTATTATCAAGGCAGGATATCCTACTCCTGCTAATCCGTCGGTGGATGATAGTATAGATTTTTATGAGTATCTACTTAGCACTCCCTCGGAGATGTTTTCTCTCACAGTTAGGGGTGATTCTATGATAGATGAGGGTATTCATGATGGAGATATAGTGATTGTTGAGAAAGGTATAGAGCCTAAAAACGGAGATATTGTTGCGGCTTGTATTGATGGTGAGTGGACAGTGAAATACTTTCATAAGGAAAACAATCAAATTATTCTCAAACCTGCGAATGCTGCCTATCCTCCTATCAAGCCAAATGAGAGTCTTTTGATAGGGGGTGTTGTCGCAAGTGTTATTCGCAAGTATCGATAA